AGAATAAGGCCGTCTACCGGCTGAAGCTATAACGATTGAGACTCTTATATCGCTGAAAAAAAGCAATTCCCCCATCCCGTAGTTGCGGTTTGGGGGGATTGCTTTTTTTAGGATTAGGATATTATGTTTCAGCGGACGCAAGCTCAATGTATGCGAAAAACCGAACACAATAGGCACCGGCGAAGGTGCATGAGCTAGATGTTCAGGCGGACATCAGCATCATTCACCCGTTAGGCGCTTATGCTCAGGACCTTCAGCCTCCGCTGCTGCGGCGGACTCTGCCTGTGCCTTCGTGGCGCTGCCCGCTTCCAGGCCGTAATGGCTGCACAGGGCTGGAAGGCTGCCCGGCAGCCACTCTCCGACAGCAGCGAATCTCCATTTGTCCTTATAGCGGTAGAACTCTCCGATAACAACAGACATGCCTGGCATAACACTCCGGCCGAAGGGGAATAAAGCCAGCCTGACTCCCGTCCGGGAATCAATCAGTGATACAGAAGCGTTCCAGACCGGGCCCGGATTCCGGTCACCGCTGAACTCCGCAACCGTGAAGGCCAGCGCAATCCGCGTGATGGCTGCCGGCAGGCTGGTCAGCTGAAGATACAGATGTCCCATGTGCGCAGAGGGCTTAGAGCAGAAGACGGAGCCGCTGGGGTCTTCCATATTCTCATGGAAGATAAGCTCCTGCTCCTGCTCACAGCGTCCGCTCTCCCGGAGCAGGAAGGCGGCGGTCTCCGGCTGGACCGCTGCCGGGTGCGAAGCCGGAGCGTCCCACTCCACAGCGGCAAGGAGTCTGGTGGCGCTGAGCTTGTCACCGATATCCACGCGCTGGCCGCGAACCAGTATGGGGACAGCCGCAGCACCGGCGGCTGGCGGTGCTGCGGCCGGAAGCTGGTCAAGTGAAGCTGCTGGCGCTTCAACTTGTGCCTGTTCAGCTACCGTTCCGCTAACCGGCAATCCCGGGCTTGCAGCAACTGTGGGCTTAGCTGCTGCCTTCTTCCCGGCAGCCGGCTTTTTCGCGGTCTTCTTGGGTGCTGCCTTGAACGGCGTATATCCGCCGTCATATATCGTCCCGGCCTTGTAGCCCTGGCTGCCGGCTAACAGTAGCGGATCGAACTGCTGCCACTGCTCCATCAATTTCAGGAGAATCAGTGCCGAAGCTCTGGCATCCTCCAGGGCATCATGGTGCTTCAGCCGGATGCCGAAATGCGCTGAGATGACATTCAGCTTATGGGAGGGGAGGTCCTGGAGCATTTTTTTGCCGAGCAGGTAGGTACATAAATATTGAAAGCCGGGATAGCAGAGAGAGTAGTCGTCCAGGCAGTACCGCAGCACACTCATATCGAAGGCGGCATTATGCGCGATCACAATCTCGCCTTGCAGCAGCGGCTCTACCGTGGGCCACAGCTCAGCGAAGGTAGGCTGGCCTCTGATCATTGAGGGCGTAATGCCATGAATGGCAATATTCATCCCGTCGAACGGTTGCTGCGGGTCAATCAGCCAGTTGTGTTCTGCTGTAACGATACCATCGCGGACCTGAACAAGCCCCAGGGCACAGGCGCTGGAGCGGCCGGAATTGGCAGTCTCAAAATCTATCGCAGTGAAATTCATCAGGTAAAGCCCCTATCTATCATCTAATACCTTTCATATTAAAGGAGCAAAGCTGGAAATACAATCTGTTCAGGTTGTGCAAGGCTGCCTCAATAGGGTATACCTTATCTATGAACTTCTGGAATAGACTGCTATGAAGAGGAGATGAGAGACTTGCAGCTGTCAAAGGGTCAAAAGGCAGATATCACCAAAGGAAGAGAGGCTCACGAGATATCCATTCAGCTCCGCTGGAACACGCAGCATAGCGGAGTGGGCGTCGATGCGGCAGCCTTTCTGTTGTCGGATCAGAACCGGTGTGAACGGGATGAGGATTTTATATTTTACGGGAATCCGGTGTCGAGGGAGGGGGGAGTAGCTCATTCTGCGGAGGGGGAGAACGGGGCGAGCCTGTCCATTTCGTTATCGAAAATACCTCAGCATTATGCCCGCATTGCGGTAACCTTGACGATCTATGAGGGCGAGCAGCGCAACCAGCGGATGAAGGATCTGTCCGGCTTGCAGCTAACGCTGACAGACCGCAGGACTGGGGAAGAGTTGTACCGCTTCGAGTATGGGGCGGATCTGTCAGAGGAGACAGCTGTCGTAGCCGGGGAGCTGTACCGCCATCAGGGGGAGTGGAAGTTCAGCGCAATCGGAAGCGGGTATAACGGAGGACTGGCTGCACTCTGCAAGAGCTACGGGCTTGAGGTTGAGGAAGAGACCGGGAGTGAGGTGGCAGCAACGGCAGAAGTGGCGGAGAGGGTGGAACGTGTAGAGCCTGCCCGGCCGCAGGCGGAAGACAGCGCACCGGTTAATGTGCTGTCTTCTATCGACTTACGCAAAAAAATAGTAGAGCTTACCCTCATCAAAAAACAGTTAACGGATGTAACGGCCAGAGTGGGGATCGTGCTGGACATTACCGGCTCCATGAGAAGCCTGTATGCCAGAGGGGTTGTCCAGGAAGTGGTGGAACGTATTCTCGCTGTCGCCAGCAAGTTCGATGACAACGGCTCATTGGATGTGTGGGTCTATGATACAGAATTCAGCAGATTGCCGCCGGTTACGGAACAGGAGCTTGGCAGCTATGTTGTCACTCATATCATGAATAACGATTCGATCCATAAATTCGGCCGCAATAACGAACCGCCGGTCATGCAGGATGTGATCCGGAAATACACCCGGGAGG
This genomic interval from Paenibacillus sp. FSL H8-0332 contains the following:
- a CDS encoding TerD family protein, giving the protein MNFTAIDFETANSGRSSACALGLVQVRDGIVTAEHNWLIDPQQPFDGMNIAIHGITPSMIRGQPTFAELWPTVEPLLQGEIVIAHNAAFDMSVLRYCLDDYSLCYPGFQYLCTYLLGKKMLQDLPSHKLNVISAHFGIRLKHHDALEDARASALILLKLMEQWQQFDPLLLAGSQGYKAGTIYDGGYTPFKAAPKKTAKKPAAGKKAAAKPTVAASPGLPVSGTVAEQAQVEAPAASLDQLPAAAPPAAGAAAVPILVRGQRVDIGDKLSATRLLAAVEWDAPASHPAAVQPETAAFLLRESGRCEQEQELIFHENMEDPSGSVFCSKPSAHMGHLYLQLTSLPAAITRIALAFTVAEFSGDRNPGPVWNASVSLIDSRTGVRLALFPFGRSVMPGMSVVIGEFYRYKDKWRFAAVGEWLPGSLPALCSHYGLEAGSATKAQAESAAAAEAEGPEHKRLTGE
- a CDS encoding VWA domain-containing protein, translated to MSSIDLRKKIVELTLIKKQLTDVTARVGIVLDITGSMRSLYARGVVQEVVERILAVASKFDDNGSLDVWVYDTEFSRLPPVTEQELGSYVVTHIMNNDSIHKFGRNNEPPVMQDVIRKYTREEKDSTPVFIIFINDGGVVKPTKKVIMASSALPVFWQFVGIGDSDFEVLKQLDTMSGRLVDNASFIHLDRIEEVSDEELYDQLLNEFPQWLKAAKAKRIL